The DNA segment ACCGAGACTGACTTtcattggtgtttttttgtgtatttaatttaatattttgttaatttgtttactTTATTCGAGTAGGACATAGTATGCTTTTAACACTTatgtgacctataaatgttgttagaatgtagtCTGTATGTCTGGGTGCTGCTAATAGCCTTTGAACTCACACACGGTAAGTCAGAGGTCTCCaactcatgagctaccagttgttacaatccaatccacttttcaagtagctgtCCAACAcctttattcatgtattatcaACAGACTatttggaaatccaaaaaaatacagctggaataggaacagattctagaagatctagaaggCTTTCTgagtgggttattgtgtgcagctgccctatagaagtccacacctcaatacaaagggctgaaaatgagtccCCTTTAATAGCTCTTGACATAACAATTACTATGACAAATGCaagtttattgcttttgatatgttgtatttgcatttttatgtcgtatattatcattacatttataagaaaatggtttcaaaataatgttgacaataatatatcGGCAATCATTTGTGTCCTAGTGAGAGGCCACATGTTTTTACTGTGCATGTGAGTATAGCTGTGGGTGAGCAAGCGTGCTGTGGGGTTGACTTTTGATTCATTGGGAGTCAATCTACATATTTATATCATTAATcatgacaattttattttatagtgtGCAAGGGCAATTAGACTGATGAATTGACATGTCTTTTACGTACAtgaatgtagattttttttggaTAATGTTGAGCCTTTTCATctctatttattatattacttgTGATGCTAATTATGAATACCCAACAAGGAgcaattacatttattaaatgataattttttaTGACGTACACAAATGTgctgtacattatgtacattaagTGGGCCCTGAGTATCTACgtataatcgattaatcatgcCTCGTGTCACACATTCCCGCTCTGCGTGCATATAATCACTTCCAACTCCTTTAGGAAGCAGATATGCGCTTCTTGGAAGTTAAAACCACGGATGCCGAGCAGCGTTCCATTGCCAAGGAACATGTAAACTAATCCCGGACGTTTAAAAACGCGCACTTAAAGCGTGTCAAGTTGCGAATCGGCGCCGTGAGATTTGCGAGGCGATATTTGCAGACGGAACGCTTGTCCACAATAAAGTCTGCAGAATCCGTGGAGACCTCCAAACAACAATGGCCTCTTTAAAGCTGCGTTTTTAAGGCGGGAATGAGGAACCCTTTTTCCTGTGTTGCTGTCTGTTTGAAAAGACATGGAAAAGATTGGATAGCTTCGAGACCTGTCAACATTTCCATGATAAAATAAAGGAAAGATTCTGGTAAAATACAggcatatgaggaaaaataacaaaaattttcatccatccatccatgttcgaTCTGCGACCCTCATTAGGGACTTTGGTTGCTAgtcacttttgagaaaataGATTAAGCAAGAAAGTAGCCAAGTCGGCACCACTGCTGCTGAACATGAGATGGGAAGCCATTCACAGTTGGCGAAAACAAAAAAGAATCGTTCATAAATAGAATGGTTATTGATTCAATTCAGTGGAGGCAAAAAGTTGAACAAACAACTTTGACGAGCCGATATGTGATGGACACTGATGgcctttttttattctaaaattgGCTAcatgttgttttcatttcaacCAAACATGGGAACCACTCAGTAAGACTTGTAGAGTTAagcgtttacatttttttactattaaaatataaaataagtgtTTGTGGCTACAAGTATGTATCATTAATGGTTTCATCCATCTTTTTTCTATGCCAcctattctcactagggtcatgggtatgctggagcctatcccagctgtctggacaCCAACCATTGTTGTGGCAACTTTATTTCCTAGTAGGCCCACGCATGTCATCACACTTCTGTTTGTTCAATTTTGTGGTTGTAATATTAGTTGGAATAAGTTTTGAaaagcgggctgcacggcggtcgtgtggttagcgcgcagacctcatggctaggagaccagggttcaagtccccccgcctctcgcggaagacagctgggttaagtggtagaaaatgaatgaatataaatattttgaaaaagtactacaattaaataaaacctcacctttttcaccttctttgtcttcttcttctttcctggTTTTGCCAGCTCTGCaggacaggaaacaggaagtgtgagtAACGACAAACAACACCAAGGACAACTAGGCGGTGTGTTGCTTTCCACGTGCCTACAATGACAACTGGCGGTTGTGAGCCGACGTCACCGCTCTGAGCGAGGGCGTTGGACATGGTCACCTTGTTGGTGGACAGCCTGTCGTCCGCTATCATGTGGGCGGAGCCAAGGAAGTACTTTGAAGTGGCAAAGACGACACAGCCCAGAAGCAGGAAagtgtgcatttttttggtctttCCTCTGCAGCAGAAAGCGACATTAATGAACATGTTTGTGTGAGGTCATATGTTACAGTAataactaatactaatactaatactactaatacagCAATCTCATGCTACTGTGGTTTACTGATGTATAAATCAAAGAAAAGCAATAACGAACTCGCCATGGGTACAATAACAGCATGGTTTGATGTGTGCGGGTGATGAACGGGTAGGCGGCGACGTCTTCGATGACGAGTTCTGGGTACAGTAGAACtatggttagtgtcattaattcattccagaacgtggaatgtgtctcaagactctgcagttgtgcaatatgttgtaaataaaaaaagtataaatgtgactatagtcgtgttttgtcatgtctacagggctctaataatgctttgttcattttaacctgaaaaaaataatttttctacccaccaactatatgtggtttcttaagtttttattatttgccgtatgcaaactccacacagagatggccgagggtggaattgaaccctggtctccaagctgtgaggtctgcgcgctaaccacatttcattggcaatttcactgctgtgttattgtgcaatgacaataaagaaataaaaaaaaaagaaaatcaaataaTTGCCCTTATTTCCCCCAAAATATACGCATTAACATAGATTTAGTTGTAGTTATTTACAAAACTACAGTCAACCCTCagattttgtatgttttggctTTCGTCGAAAacaaattcaaataataataatcaataatttttgtataatattttgCAATCTGTGAGTGCCATGGCGAGAAGGCTGTATGGGAAGTCaacatcaacaataagttccattcATTCACCATTTATAATTAGTTTGAATTGTTTACTGcatatgaaaatgtatttatattcttGTTCATTTGGTTAAGATTCATAGTAATATTTCCTTTGGGAAAAATTGCCTCAGTTTTCGTCGAAGTGGTGCTGTTTGTTTAAAATGATTGCTTCTGAAAGCAGCCCCGTTGTTGGAGACCCATAGTTTAGAGAGCATTCATCATTGGCTGGGGCCCCACAAAGTAACCCCATGAATCACGTTGAACACCTTTACTATATGGACAATATGTCCATACAAGAGAAGTCAATAATATAGAATCACTAAATGGGCTGCAGGAATTGATCTTTGTGCAGATAACATCTGAGAAGGTCCACACTTCTCAGGTGGCACGGCAGAAACAAGCAGGATATTTGCTCATAGTTGAACCTTTGGGCCATGATGTAAGTATAAATTGGTT comes from the Doryrhamphus excisus isolate RoL2022-K1 chromosome 18, RoL_Dexc_1.0, whole genome shotgun sequence genome and includes:
- the asip1 gene encoding agouti signaling protein 1; the protein is MHTFLLLGCVVFATSKYFLGSAHMIADDRLSTNKVTMSNALAQSGDVGSQPPVVIVELAKPGKKKKTKKVKKNKIGNRRRPPPPAGCVALWGSCKSAGNVCCNFCAFCHCRIFRTVCYCRMGNPRC